In Cedecea neteri, a single genomic region encodes these proteins:
- a CDS encoding sulfate ABC transporter substrate-binding protein, which translates to MNKWGVGLTLLLASGGVLAKDIQLLNVSYDPTRELYEEYNKAFSAHWKQQTGDTVTVRQSHGGSGKQATSVINGIEADVVTLALAYDVDAIAERGRIDKNWIKRLPDNSAPYTSTIVFLVRKGNPKQIHDWNDLIKPGVSVITPNPKSSGGARWNYLAAWGYALHHNNNDQAKAQDFVKALFKNVEVLDSGARGSTNTFVERGIGDVLIAWENEALLATNELGKDKFEIVTPSESILAEPTVSVVDKVVEKKGTQAVAEAYLKYLYSPEGQEIAAKNYYRPRDPEVAKKYEKVFPKLKLYTIDEEFGGWTKAQQDHFSNGGSFDQISKR; encoded by the coding sequence ATGAACAAGTGGGGCGTGGGTTTAACATTACTTTTGGCTTCTGGTGGCGTACTGGCGAAGGATATTCAGTTACTCAACGTGTCTTACGATCCGACTCGTGAACTGTATGAAGAATACAACAAAGCGTTCAGCGCTCACTGGAAGCAGCAAACTGGTGATACGGTCACCGTGCGCCAGTCACACGGCGGATCCGGGAAGCAGGCAACGTCAGTCATTAATGGCATTGAAGCCGACGTCGTCACCCTGGCGCTGGCCTATGACGTTGATGCCATCGCCGAGCGCGGGCGCATTGATAAAAACTGGATCAAGCGCCTGCCGGACAACTCTGCGCCATATACCTCCACCATCGTGTTCCTGGTGCGCAAAGGCAACCCTAAACAAATTCATGACTGGAACGACCTGATCAAACCGGGTGTGTCTGTCATCACGCCAAACCCGAAAAGCTCCGGCGGCGCGCGCTGGAACTATTTAGCTGCGTGGGGTTATGCGCTGCACCACAACAATAACGATCAGGCGAAAGCGCAGGACTTCGTTAAAGCCTTATTCAAAAACGTAGAGGTACTGGACTCCGGTGCTCGTGGCTCGACCAACACCTTTGTTGAACGCGGCATTGGCGATGTGCTGATTGCGTGGGAAAACGAGGCGTTACTGGCTACCAATGAATTGGGCAAAGACAAATTTGAGATTGTGACCCCGAGCGAATCTATTCTCGCAGAACCGACAGTGTCCGTAGTGGATAAAGTTGTTGAGAAGAAAGGGACTCAGGCCGTGGCGGAAGCCTACCTGAAATATCTCTACTCACCTGAAGGCCAGGAGATTGCGGCGAAGAACTACTATCGTCCGCGCGATCCGGAAGTCGCGAAGAAATACGAAAAAGTGTTCCCGAAACTGAAGCTTTACACCATCGATGAAGAGTTTGGCGGCTGGACGAAGGCACAGCAGGATCACTTCTCCAACGGCGGCAGTTTCGACCAAATCAGCAAGCGTTAA
- a CDS encoding SLC13 family permease, which yields MSLWLSDPLILPGIIILITIILWATSVLPEYLTALLFFAAAMVAKIAPAEVVFSGFASSAFWLVFSGFVLGIAIRKTGLADRVARALSARLTDSWLHMVGSVVLLSYALAFVMPSNMGRIALLMPIVAAMAKRASIGDGTRAWYGLALAVGFGTFQLSATILPANVPNLVMSGAAEGSYGLHLNYLPYLLLHTPVLGILKGVVLIGLIAWLFPGKPLPPTQIEHPGPMSGEEKRLAWLLAVVLGLWVTESWHGIGPAWIGLMAACVTLLPRIGFISGEEFASGVNVRTCFYVAGILALATTVTHIGLGALVGEKLMAIMPLDASRPFTSFAALTGITSLLNFIVTANGVPALYTTFAESFSQATGFPLLSVIMIQVLGYSTPLLPYMASPIVVAMGLGKVPAREGMKLCLALAVVTFLILLPLDYGWFQLLHKL from the coding sequence ATGTCGCTCTGGTTGTCAGATCCACTGATCCTGCCCGGCATTATTATTCTCATCACCATTATTCTTTGGGCCACTTCTGTGCTGCCGGAATACCTGACTGCACTGTTATTTTTCGCCGCGGCGATGGTGGCAAAGATAGCCCCGGCCGAAGTGGTTTTTAGTGGTTTTGCTTCGTCGGCCTTCTGGCTGGTATTCAGCGGTTTTGTATTAGGCATAGCGATTCGCAAAACGGGTCTGGCCGATCGAGTTGCGCGGGCGCTGTCCGCCCGGCTGACGGACTCCTGGCTCCATATGGTCGGCAGCGTCGTGCTACTAAGCTATGCGCTGGCATTTGTTATGCCTTCAAATATGGGGCGCATTGCCTTACTGATGCCGATTGTTGCGGCAATGGCGAAAAGAGCGTCCATCGGTGACGGTACCCGCGCCTGGTACGGTCTGGCGCTGGCCGTGGGGTTTGGTACTTTCCAGCTATCGGCGACGATCTTACCCGCAAATGTGCCGAATCTGGTGATGAGCGGGGCGGCGGAAGGATCTTATGGCCTGCATCTTAACTATCTGCCTTATTTGCTGCTGCACACCCCGGTGCTCGGTATTCTGAAAGGCGTCGTGCTGATAGGCCTGATTGCCTGGCTATTTCCCGGCAAGCCGTTGCCACCAACGCAAATTGAGCACCCAGGGCCGATGAGTGGCGAAGAGAAGCGGCTGGCGTGGCTGCTGGCCGTGGTGCTCGGGCTATGGGTGACGGAAAGCTGGCACGGCATTGGTCCTGCATGGATAGGGCTGATGGCCGCCTGCGTGACGCTCTTGCCGCGTATTGGGTTTATCAGCGGTGAGGAGTTTGCCAGCGGCGTGAATGTGCGTACTTGCTTCTATGTGGCGGGTATTTTGGCACTAGCCACGACCGTGACGCATATCGGTCTTGGGGCTCTTGTGGGCGAGAAGCTAATGGCGATTATGCCGCTGGATGCCAGCAGGCCGTTCACCAGCTTTGCCGCGCTAACCGGTATCACCAGCCTGCTCAACTTTATCGTCACTGCGAACGGCGTTCCCGCGCTCTATACCACCTTTGCCGAAAGCTTCTCGCAGGCGACCGGCTTCCCGCTTTTGTCGGTGATTATGATTCAGGTGCTGGGTTACTCAACGCCGCTTCTGCCGTATATGGCATCGCCGATTGTGGTGGCTATGGGGCTGGGGAAAGTGCCGGCAAGGGAAGGAATGAAGCTTTGCCTGGCGCTGGCCGTGGTGACGTTTTTGATTTTGCTGCCGCTGGACTATGGCTGGTTCCAGCTGCTGCACAAACTCTAA
- a CDS encoding DASS family sodium-coupled anion symporter — MDNLTPVRIRPLLLAVSLALIIWFAIPVPDGVSSNAWQLLALFIGTIAAIIGKAMPIGAISVVAIMLVAITGVTQPNKPAAALNDALSGFSNSLIWLIGLSIMLSQSLLKTGLGARIGYRFISLFGKRTLGIAWALALAETVIAPVTPSNTARGGGIIHPIMRAIADSLGSKPCDVANGSTGRYLALVNYNTNPITSAMFITATAPNPLVVNLLTQGSDGVVNMTWGMWAIAALLPALVSLFIMPLVIWWLYPPSIRQTPDAPKFARQKLDQLGPLSRAEKITLGVFILLLCLWADVLALMLGENWQLNPTTAALVGLSILLLSGVLSWEDILKCRGAWDTIVWFAALVMMASFLSKLGLVSWLAVSVQGSIEHLGLHWSTATLLLILIYVYSHYFFASTTAHITAMFAAFFAAGLALGAPPALLGLMLGFASSLMMSLTHYGTGTAPIIFGSGYVTLADWWKTGLVISAVNLLIWGIVGGWWWRILGYW; from the coding sequence ATGGATAATCTAACCCCTGTTCGTATCAGGCCTCTGTTATTAGCCGTCTCGTTAGCATTAATTATTTGGTTTGCTATTCCTGTTCCTGACGGTGTTTCCTCTAACGCCTGGCAGCTGTTGGCACTGTTTATCGGCACCATTGCTGCCATTATTGGCAAAGCGATGCCGATAGGCGCTATTTCAGTGGTGGCGATTATGCTCGTTGCCATTACCGGTGTTACTCAGCCGAATAAACCCGCTGCAGCGTTAAATGATGCACTAAGTGGTTTTTCTAATTCACTTATATGGTTGATTGGACTCTCAATCATGCTGTCACAAAGCCTGCTAAAAACCGGGCTGGGTGCACGGATTGGTTATAGATTTATCTCTCTGTTCGGCAAACGAACGCTGGGTATTGCCTGGGCGTTGGCACTGGCTGAAACTGTTATTGCGCCAGTAACGCCGAGTAATACGGCGCGCGGCGGCGGTATTATACACCCGATAATGCGGGCTATTGCCGATAGCCTGGGGTCAAAGCCTTGTGATGTGGCCAATGGTAGCACCGGTCGCTATCTGGCTTTAGTGAACTACAATACGAATCCGATCACATCGGCGATGTTTATCACAGCCACTGCCCCTAATCCACTGGTTGTAAACCTGTTGACTCAGGGGTCTGACGGCGTAGTGAATATGACGTGGGGAATGTGGGCAATAGCAGCTCTGTTACCTGCGTTGGTTTCTCTTTTTATTATGCCACTGGTTATTTGGTGGCTCTATCCGCCTTCAATTCGTCAGACCCCGGATGCACCAAAGTTTGCTCGCCAGAAGTTAGATCAGTTAGGGCCGTTATCGCGGGCTGAAAAAATTACGCTTGGCGTATTTATATTATTGCTGTGCCTGTGGGCAGATGTCCTGGCGCTGATGCTGGGTGAAAACTGGCAGTTGAATCCCACAACGGCAGCGCTGGTTGGCCTTTCTATTTTACTGCTGAGCGGCGTATTGAGTTGGGAGGATATTCTAAAGTGCCGTGGTGCCTGGGACACAATTGTTTGGTTTGCCGCATTAGTCATGATGGCCAGCTTTCTGAGTAAACTTGGGCTGGTCAGCTGGCTGGCAGTAAGTGTGCAAGGGTCTATCGAGCATCTTGGACTTCACTGGTCAACGGCAACGCTTTTACTGATATTGATCTACGTTTATTCGCACTACTTTTTCGCCAGTACTACCGCTCATATCACCGCTATGTTTGCGGCATTCTTTGCCGCTGGTCTTGCGCTCGGGGCACCTCCAGCATTGCTGGGTCTGATGCTGGGGTTCGCTTCGTCGCTTATGATGTCACTCACTCACTATGGGACGGGGACTGCGCCGATTATCTTTGGCTCTGGCTACGTAACCTTAGCCGATTGGTGGAAAACGGGATTAGTGATTAGCGCTGTGAATTTATTGATCTGGGGCATAGTGGGGGGATGGTGGTGGCGGATATTAGGATATTGGTAA
- the tpiA gene encoding triose-phosphate isomerase, with the protein MRHPLVMGNWKLNGSKHMVNELVANLRKELSGVEGCGVAIAPPTMYLDLAKHAASGSHIILGAQNVDVNLSGAFTGEVSADMLKDIGAKYIIIGHSERRTYHAESDEFIAKKFAVLKAAGLVPVLCIGESEAENEAGKTEEVCARQIDAVLKTQGAAAFEGAVIAYEPIWAIGTGKSATPAQAQAVHKFIRDHIAKADAKVAEQVIIQYGGSVNDKNAAELFAQPDIDGALVGGASLKADAFAVIVKAAAEAKKA; encoded by the coding sequence ATGCGACATCCTTTAGTGATGGGTAACTGGAAACTGAATGGCAGCAAACACATGGTTAACGAGCTTGTAGCTAACCTGCGTAAAGAGCTGTCTGGCGTGGAAGGCTGCGGCGTGGCTATCGCCCCACCAACCATGTACCTGGACCTGGCGAAACACGCTGCTTCCGGTAGCCACATCATTCTTGGCGCGCAGAACGTAGACGTTAACCTGTCCGGCGCGTTTACCGGTGAAGTTTCTGCAGACATGCTGAAAGATATCGGTGCTAAATACATCATCATCGGCCACTCTGAGCGTCGTACCTATCACGCTGAGTCTGACGAGTTCATCGCGAAGAAATTCGCCGTGCTGAAAGCAGCAGGCCTGGTACCAGTTCTGTGCATCGGTGAAAGCGAAGCTGAAAACGAAGCGGGTAAAACCGAAGAAGTTTGTGCACGTCAGATCGACGCCGTGCTGAAAACTCAGGGCGCAGCAGCATTCGAAGGTGCGGTAATCGCTTACGAACCAATCTGGGCTATCGGTACCGGTAAATCTGCAACCCCAGCTCAGGCTCAGGCAGTTCACAAATTTATCCGTGACCACATTGCTAAAGCTGACGCGAAAGTGGCTGAGCAAGTGATCATCCAGTACGGCGGTTCCGTTAACGATAAAAATGCAGCAGAGCTGTTTGCTCAGCCGGACATCGACGGCGCGCTGGTTGGCGGTGCATCCCTGAAAGCTGACGCTTTTGCGGTTATCGTTAAAGCAGCGGCTGAAGCGAAAAAAGCGTAA
- a CDS encoding DUF1454 family protein, which yields MKYLLPALVLLALPLAVSRADPASDAVSQLPAAPYLLPGAPTFDLTITQFRGKFDIDNPSLPLNEFRAVEKSRDKANLTRAATKINENLYASAALELGTLKIKSMQITWLPIQGPEQKAARGKALEYMAAIIRSFTPTLSKAQSQQKLTKLLSDGKNKRYFAQNDGAIRYVVADNGEKGLTFAVEPIKLTLSETLNSGE from the coding sequence ATGAAATACCTGCTGCCTGCCCTCGTGCTGCTGGCGCTGCCTTTGGCGGTGAGCCGGGCAGATCCTGCGTCAGACGCAGTTTCTCAGCTTCCGGCAGCGCCTTATCTGCTGCCCGGCGCACCCACTTTCGATCTGACCATTACCCAGTTCCGTGGCAAATTTGATATTGATAATCCATCGCTGCCGCTGAACGAATTTCGCGCCGTGGAGAAGAGCCGCGACAAAGCCAATCTGACCCGCGCCGCCACCAAGATCAACGAAAACCTTTATGCTTCTGCGGCCCTGGAACTCGGCACCCTAAAAATTAAGTCGATGCAGATAACCTGGCTCCCCATTCAGGGGCCGGAGCAAAAAGCTGCCCGTGGCAAAGCGCTGGAGTACATGGCAGCGATTATCCGCAGCTTCACGCCAACGCTTTCAAAGGCGCAAAGCCAGCAGAAACTGACCAAACTACTCAGCGACGGCAAAAATAAACGCTATTTCGCGCAGAACGACGGTGCCATTCGCTATGTCGTGGCAGATAACGGCGAAAAAGGGCTAACTTTCGCCGTTGAACCGATTAAGCTAACGCTATCTGAGACGCTAAACAGCGGCGAATAA
- a CDS encoding DUF805 domain-containing protein → MTIQQWLFSFKGRIGRRDFWIWIGAWIVGLIILFTLAGAEIMPYSTAGFFLTGSLIPTAAVIVKRLHDRDKKGWWALLFIPAWLLVAGNWETFGTLWQWGLGRFIPTLIFVMVLMDLGAFVGTQGENRFGKETSEVKFR, encoded by the coding sequence ATGACCATACAGCAATGGTTGTTCTCTTTTAAAGGGCGTATTGGACGCCGCGATTTTTGGATTTGGATCGGCGCGTGGATAGTCGGGCTGATTATTCTGTTTACCCTGGCCGGAGCCGAAATCATGCCGTATTCCACGGCGGGCTTCTTCCTCACCGGTTCGCTGATTCCGACTGCGGCGGTGATCGTGAAGCGCCTGCACGACAGGGATAAAAAAGGCTGGTGGGCGCTGCTGTTTATCCCTGCCTGGCTGTTGGTGGCGGGTAACTGGGAAACCTTTGGCACCCTGTGGCAGTGGGGATTAGGGCGTTTTATCCCGACGCTGATTTTCGTCATGGTGCTGATGGACCTGGGCGCTTTTGTGGGCACCCAGGGCGAAAACCGTTTCGGGAAAGAGACCAGCGAAGTTAAATTCCGCTGA
- the fpr gene encoding ferredoxin--NADP(+) reductase: MAEWVTGKVTRVQNWTDSLFSLTVHAPVHAFTAGQFTKLGLEIDGERVQRAYSYVNAPSNPDLEFYLVTVPEGKLSPRLHALQPGDEVQLVSEAAGFFVLEEIPECKTLWMLATGTALGPYLSILQEGKDLERFENIVLLHAVRYASDLSYLPLMLELQERYQGKLRIQTVVSRETVAGSLTGRVPALIESGELEATVGLPMDIETSHVMLCGNPQMVRDTQQLLKDTRQMAKHLRRRPGHMTAEHYW, encoded by the coding sequence ATGGCGGAGTGGGTTACAGGCAAAGTTACCAGAGTTCAAAACTGGACGGATTCTCTCTTCAGCCTGACGGTTCATGCGCCGGTGCATGCGTTTACCGCCGGGCAATTTACCAAGCTTGGGCTGGAAATTGACGGCGAACGCGTACAGCGCGCCTACTCCTACGTGAATGCCCCCAGTAATCCCGATCTCGAATTCTATCTGGTTACCGTTCCCGAAGGGAAACTCAGCCCTCGTCTGCATGCGCTCCAGCCTGGCGATGAAGTGCAGCTGGTCAGCGAAGCCGCCGGGTTCTTCGTGCTTGAGGAAATCCCTGAGTGTAAAACGCTCTGGATGCTGGCAACCGGCACCGCGCTGGGGCCTTATCTTTCTATCCTGCAGGAAGGCAAAGACCTTGAGCGTTTTGAGAATATCGTGCTGCTCCATGCGGTCCGCTATGCCAGCGATTTAAGCTATCTGCCGCTGATGCTTGAGTTACAAGAACGCTACCAGGGCAAACTGCGCATTCAAACCGTGGTCAGCCGCGAAACGGTCGCAGGTTCGCTTACCGGGCGTGTTCCGGCGCTGATCGAAAGCGGTGAGCTTGAGGCGACCGTTGGTTTACCGATGGATATTGAAACCAGCCATGTGATGCTGTGCGGTAACCCACAAATGGTGCGTGACACGCAACAGCTTCTGAAAGATACCCGGCAAATGGCCAAACACCTGCGCCGCAGGCCTGGCCACATGACCGCCGAGCATTACTGGTAA
- the glpX gene encoding class II fructose-bisphosphatase, translated as MKRELAIEFSRVTEAAALAGYKWLGRGDKNVADGAAVNAMRIVLNQINIDGEIVIGEGEIDEAPMLYIGEKVGTGKGDAVDIAVDPIEGTRMTAMGQANALAVLAVGDKGTFLNAPDMYMEKLIVGPGAKGVIDLNLNLEDNLRRIAAALEKPLSELTVTILAKPRHDETIKEMQKLGVRVFAIPDGDVAASILTCMPDSEVDVLYGIGGAPEGVVSAAVIRALDGDMQGRLLARHHVKGDSEENRRIGEQELARCKAMGIEAERVLKLDEMARNDNVIFSATGITKGDLLEGITRKGNMATTETLLIRGKSRTIRRIQSIHYLDRKDTEVQKHIL; from the coding sequence ATGAAACGTGAACTTGCCATCGAATTTTCCCGCGTGACCGAAGCCGCTGCCCTTGCTGGCTACAAATGGCTTGGCCGCGGCGATAAAAATGTCGCCGACGGCGCAGCGGTAAACGCCATGCGTATCGTCCTTAACCAAATCAATATCGACGGCGAAATCGTCATCGGTGAAGGCGAAATTGACGAAGCACCGATGCTCTACATCGGCGAAAAAGTCGGAACCGGCAAAGGCGACGCGGTCGATATCGCCGTTGACCCCATCGAAGGTACGCGCATGACGGCGATGGGCCAGGCCAACGCTCTGGCAGTGCTCGCGGTGGGCGATAAAGGTACATTCCTCAATGCGCCCGATATGTATATGGAAAAACTGATTGTTGGGCCGGGAGCCAAAGGCGTCATTGACCTTAACCTCAACCTCGAGGACAACCTACGCCGCATCGCCGCTGCGCTGGAAAAACCGCTTAGCGAATTGACAGTGACAATTCTGGCCAAGCCACGTCACGACGAAACGATCAAAGAGATGCAGAAGCTTGGCGTGCGCGTGTTTGCTATTCCCGATGGCGATGTTGCCGCCTCAATTCTGACCTGTATGCCGGACAGCGAAGTTGACGTTCTCTACGGCATCGGCGGTGCGCCGGAAGGTGTGGTTTCAGCGGCAGTGATCCGCGCGCTGGACGGCGATATGCAGGGCCGCCTGCTGGCTCGCCACCACGTAAAAGGCGACAGCGAAGAGAATCGTCGCATCGGCGAGCAGGAGCTGGCGCGCTGCAAAGCGATGGGGATTGAGGCTGAACGCGTGCTAAAACTCGATGAAATGGCGCGTAACGATAACGTTATTTTCTCTGCTACCGGCATCACCAAAGGCGATCTGCTGGAAGGGATCACCCGTAAAGGCAATATGGCCACCACGGAGACGCTGCTGATTCGCGGTAAATCACGCACGATTCGCCGCATTCAGTCTATCCATTATCTCGATCGTAAAGATACCGAGGTACAGAAGCATATTCTGTAA
- the glpK gene encoding glycerol kinase GlpK, which produces MTTEKKYIVALDQGTTSSRAVVLDHDANIISVAQREFEQIYPKPGWVEHDPMEIWATQSSTLVEVLAKADINSDEIAAIGITNQRETTVVWERETGKPIYNAIVWQCRRTADICEELKRNGMEEYVRHNTGLVVDPYFSGTKVKWILDHVEGSRERARRGELLFGTVDTWLIWKMTQGRVHVTDYTNASRTMLFNIHELDWDDRMLEALDIPRAMLPEVRKSSEVYGQTNIGGKGGTRIPIAGIAGDQQAALFGQLCVKEGMAKNTYGTGCFMLMNTGEKAVASTNGLLTTIACGPKGEVNYALEGAVFMAGASIQWLRDEMKLIGDAFDSEYFANKVKDTNGVYVVPAFTGLGAPYWDPYARGAIFGLTRGVNSNHIIRATLESIAYQTRDVLEAMQADSGIRLHALRVDGGAVANNFLMQFQSDILGTRVERPEVREVTALGAAYLAGLAVGFWQNLDELQEKSVIEKEFRPGIETTERNYRYAGWQKAVKRALAWEDHEEK; this is translated from the coding sequence ATGACTACAGAAAAAAAGTACATCGTCGCTCTCGACCAGGGAACAACCAGCTCGCGTGCCGTCGTCCTGGATCATGACGCCAACATCATTAGCGTTGCACAGCGTGAGTTTGAGCAAATCTATCCTAAGCCAGGCTGGGTAGAGCATGACCCGATGGAAATCTGGGCCACCCAAAGCTCCACGCTGGTAGAAGTGCTGGCGAAAGCCGACATCAACTCCGACGAAATCGCGGCCATCGGCATCACCAACCAGCGTGAAACCACGGTAGTCTGGGAGCGTGAAACCGGTAAGCCAATTTACAACGCTATCGTCTGGCAGTGCCGCCGTACCGCTGATATCTGTGAAGAGTTGAAGCGCAACGGTATGGAAGAATACGTGCGTCATAACACCGGTCTCGTGGTGGACCCGTACTTCTCCGGCACTAAAGTTAAATGGATCCTCGACCACGTCGAAGGCTCCCGCGAACGTGCACGCCGCGGTGAACTGCTGTTCGGTACCGTAGATACCTGGCTCATCTGGAAGATGACTCAGGGGCGCGTACACGTCACCGACTACACCAACGCCTCTCGTACCATGCTGTTTAACATCCACGAGCTGGACTGGGATGACCGCATGCTGGAAGCGCTGGACATTCCTCGCGCTATGCTGCCGGAAGTGCGCAAATCTTCCGAAGTCTATGGCCAGACCAACATCGGCGGTAAAGGCGGCACGCGTATTCCTATTGCCGGGATCGCGGGTGACCAGCAGGCCGCGCTGTTTGGCCAGCTGTGCGTGAAAGAAGGGATGGCGAAGAACACCTACGGAACCGGCTGCTTTATGCTGATGAACACCGGTGAGAAAGCCGTGGCCTCCACCAATGGTCTGCTGACGACTATCGCCTGCGGCCCGAAAGGTGAAGTGAACTACGCGCTGGAAGGTGCAGTGTTCATGGCGGGTGCATCCATTCAGTGGCTGCGTGACGAAATGAAGCTGATTGGCGATGCGTTCGACTCCGAGTACTTCGCCAACAAGGTGAAGGATACCAACGGCGTATACGTTGTGCCTGCATTCACCGGCCTCGGCGCACCCTACTGGGATCCGTATGCACGTGGGGCCATTTTCGGCCTGACCCGCGGCGTGAACTCTAACCACATCATTCGCGCCACGCTGGAATCGATCGCCTATCAGACCCGTGACGTGCTGGAAGCAATGCAGGCAGACTCCGGTATTCGTCTGCATGCGCTGCGCGTGGACGGCGGTGCGGTAGCCAACAACTTCCTGATGCAGTTCCAGTCCGACATTCTGGGGACTCGCGTTGAACGACCTGAAGTTCGCGAAGTCACCGCGCTGGGTGCCGCTTACCTGGCCGGCCTGGCCGTGGGCTTCTGGCAGAACCTCGATGAGCTGCAGGAGAAATCCGTCATCGAGAAAGAGTTCCGTCCTGGAATCGAAACCACCGAGCGTAACTACCGCTACGCTGGCTGGCAGAAGGCGGTTAAACGCGCCCTTGCCTGGGAAGATCACGAAGAGAAGTAA
- a CDS encoding MIP/aquaporin family protein encodes MSQTATTTLKGQCIAEFMGTALLIFFGVGCVAALKVAGATFGQWEISIIWGLGVAMAIYMTAGVSGAHLNPAVTIALWLFACFDGRKVVPFIISQFLGAFCAAALVYGLYYNLFLDYEQTHHMVRGSVESLDLAGIFSTYPNPHINFAQAFAVEMVITAILMGVILALTDDGNGVPRGPLAPLLIGLLIAVIGASMGPLTGFAMNPARDLGPKTFAWLAGWGDVAFTGGKDIPYFLVPLFAPILGASLGAFGYRKLIGRHLPCDVCVVEEDKPDSKVTSQQKAL; translated from the coding sequence ATGAGTCAGACCGCTACAACAACCTTAAAAGGCCAGTGCATCGCCGAATTCATGGGTACCGCGTTGTTGATCTTCTTCGGTGTGGGATGTGTTGCTGCATTGAAAGTGGCCGGTGCCACCTTCGGGCAGTGGGAAATCAGCATCATCTGGGGCTTAGGGGTGGCGATGGCCATCTATATGACCGCAGGGGTTTCCGGCGCACATCTTAACCCGGCAGTAACGATCGCACTCTGGCTGTTCGCTTGTTTTGACGGACGCAAAGTCGTGCCGTTTATTATTTCACAGTTCCTTGGCGCATTCTGCGCCGCCGCGTTGGTTTATGGCTTATATTACAATCTGTTCCTCGACTACGAACAAACGCACCATATGGTGCGCGGCAGCGTAGAAAGTCTGGATTTGGCAGGCATCTTCTCCACCTATCCGAACCCACACATTAACTTCGCACAGGCATTCGCCGTAGAAATGGTGATCACTGCCATTCTGATGGGCGTCATTCTGGCGCTGACCGACGATGGCAACGGCGTGCCGCGTGGCCCACTGGCTCCGCTGCTGATTGGCCTGCTGATCGCGGTGATCGGCGCGTCCATGGGACCACTGACCGGGTTTGCGATGAACCCAGCGCGTGACCTTGGGCCGAAGACCTTTGCGTGGCTGGCTGGCTGGGGCGACGTCGCCTTCACCGGTGGGAAAGATATTCCTTACTTCCTGGTGCCGCTGTTTGCGCCTATTCTCGGCGCTTCCCTTGGCGCATTCGGTTACCGTAAATTGATTGGTCGCCACCTGCCATGCGACGTCTGCGTTGTCGAAGAAGACAAGCCAGACAGCAAGGTGACCTCTCAGCAAAAAGCACTGTAA
- the zapB gene encoding septal ring assembly protein ZapB, with product MSFEVFEKLEAKVQQAVDTITLLQMEIEELKEKNNGLAQEVQQAQSNHEELVRENSSLKEQQHVWQERLHALLGKMEEV from the coding sequence ATGTCATTTGAAGTGTTTGAGAAACTGGAAGCAAAAGTTCAGCAGGCGGTTGACACGATTACGTTGTTACAGATGGAAATCGAAGAGCTGAAAGAGAAAAATAACGGTCTGGCTCAGGAAGTTCAGCAGGCACAAAGCAACCACGAAGAGCTGGTGCGTGAAAACAGCAGCCTGAAAGAACAACAGCACGTCTGGCAGGAGCGTTTGCACGCGCTGCTGGGCAAAATGGAAGAAGTGTAA
- the rraA gene encoding ribonuclease E activity regulator RraA gives MKYDTSELCDIYQEEVNVVEPLFSNFGGRSSFGGQIITVKCFEDNGLLYDLLEENGRGRVLLVDGGGSVRRALIDAELARLALQNEWEGIVVYGAVRQVDDLEELDIGIQAIAAIPAGSAGEGIGESDVRVNFGGVTFFSGDHLYADNTGIILSEDPLDIE, from the coding sequence ATGAAATACGATACTTCTGAGCTTTGTGACATCTACCAGGAAGAGGTCAACGTCGTTGAGCCGTTGTTCTCCAACTTCGGTGGCCGCTCGTCATTTGGTGGGCAAATCATCACGGTGAAATGTTTCGAGGACAACGGGTTGCTGTACGATCTGCTCGAAGAGAATGGCCGTGGGCGAGTCCTGCTGGTAGACGGCGGTGGTTCAGTACGCCGCGCGCTGATTGATGCGGAACTGGCTCGTCTTGCGCTGCAAAACGAGTGGGAAGGCATTGTAGTGTACGGCGCGGTGCGCCAGGTGGATGACCTGGAAGAGCTGGACATTGGCATCCAGGCGATTGCCGCTATCCCGGCGGGCTCCGCGGGAGAAGGCATTGGCGAAAGCGATGTGCGCGTCAATTTTGGTGGCGTGACCTTCTTCTCAGGCGATCATCTGTATGCCGATAACACCGGCATCATTCTCTCCGAAGATCCGCTGGATATTGAGTAA